The DNA sequence TCTGTAAAAGCATAACAATGGTGATTATTTCTAAAAAAATAGTATAGAGATACAGAAGAATACAGGTGCCAGCGAAAATCTAACAAGTTTAACACTTACCACAACTTTTTTGAGCAATCAATTTTGAAAATTGAGAGAGAGAATGGAGATGAATCAATTGATAATGGTGGTTGTATTCGTGGGGAAGATACTGGGTTGGGAGAGAGATAATGGAAAGAGATCGTGGGTTTAGCAAAATTATATACAATACTATTGTGAGAGAAAGAATAGAAAGTAGGAGAGAGAAAAATATTTCACAAAGTATTTAATGGCTTACGTGTAAGAAGTTAccataaatatataatttgttataaaacataaaaggtagctatagaaaataattttttaaaaagttatttgtttataataaataaggtgtaAAGATTTattataggaggtaaaattttctATAAAAAATTTATAATCAAAAAATAATTCGTTAACTCTCAAAAAACCCGGAAAGTACCATTTTTTTGGGACGAACGGAGGATAACTTTATAAAGTGGATATGTTGCAATTGCCTCGTATTTAGTTTACTAAAACTACAGTTAAGCCCTTTTCTACCCGAGAGAAATCAAAAGATAACATTGAGGGATTCTGAGCATAAAATCCAATATCTTTTTCTCCTTTTAGTGTTTAGCCATGAATACAAACTTTAGCATAAATCTACATTCAATTCACGTCATGTGTTGTGACATCACACAATTAAGATAAGATTCTTGGATTATATCATATTCTATTGGAGTTTTACATATATGAACGGAAGTTATAATTATGCAagaatttcacttgtaatttttcGTGTTTTAAGTAAAGGTATATTATTTAACTACGATTTTTCTTATCAAGAAGTCATTCATCCaccaaatatttttaattaaaggTTAAAAGATCTAACCATCTCATCATTGTTTGTTTGCACAGATATAGCACATTCTTATCCGTTTTCGATCGTGTATTTAAAAAAAGCCATTGTCTTATAGTTTTAAATTGCACAAATAAAACTTTGTGATATTATTCCAAGTTTCACTTATAGAATTTGACATTATACGATTATGGCTATTTTTATAATTACAGGATTAAAAATGGCTATTTGTGAAACTTTCCCGTCCTTTGCCCTTTCATTTTCCTCTAATTTTAAAACCCTCTTTCTCTACAATCTATGATTCCAGTTCCAATCTCCGTCTTTGCTGATCAATTCAAAGAGTTAAAAGCCAAAAGGGCAAAGTGCTTCCTCAGCAGCTGAAGACTATAGCAAGTATAGTGGGTATTTGATTTTGGATTTCCAACATCTGTAATCTTAGTTCTAGGTAAGCTTAAAATTCTGCTTCTGctattccttttttcttttctttttcttttcaaaaatcattTCTTTCCCATTTGGGCGGTGTTAGTTTATGAAACAAAGGCTCTATCTTCCTTTTTTCGTACTCTTTTTTAGATGTTGATTTTCTTGGGTATGTGCATGAATTCTTTAAgtgaaaaagaagtagaaatgacACCGGATAGTCAGgctgctatttaggaattagccacTGTATCCTGATTTGTcttgaaattaagatttttggtTTAAAATGTAAGGACTAAAATAGTACTGGCCCTAAATAGCATCCCTAAGAATGGCTGTTTGTGCACCTCTCCCGAAAAAGAACGCTTTGGGGGTAAGAAGGTGGTGTACAAGATGCAGCAACTGATGTTTCTTTTTTGTCATGGGATTGAAAACAGAATTTTActtttaaagaaaaagaaaaggaaaaagacagCTTAGAAGCTTGATTTTGATCTTAATTTGGTTGACAGAAGCATTTTTGATTTGTTCGAAAGGAGAATGATGAGTCGCTTCAACTAGTTTCCATTGTGTTTATAATTCTCAGGCAAGCTTAGGGTTATGCTAAAAGAAAAAATCTATTAAGCTTATTTAGGCTACTAATTTGAACTTTTTTTAGCTATAGATGTCCGTTGATAAGCGTAATAGAAGCAAATGGTGATTGGGTTCTCGTTCTATTGTTTtaacttttccttttgtataATAAATCTGAATATTCCTCTGTTTTAATGAAGTGCTGCAGCAGTTTGGAGATCTTTGTATTCATGTTTAATTTCTACAGGTTCTTATTGGCGAATTTTTATCTACGATGGCTCCAAAGGGCAAAAAGCATTGTGTTCGAACTTTACCCCCTGATGTACTTAACAATCTTCCTGAGAATATAGTTGATGAAATTCTTATCCGTTTGCCTTTACGAGATGCTGTGAGGACAAGCATCTTGTCGAAGAAATGGAGATATAACTGGTGTAGAATTCCACAGTTGACGCTTGATCAAGCACTTTGGAAAACTAAGAAGGATCTAACATACATTACAAGTAACTTCACAAAGATTATCTACCACATTTTGACCCTTCATGTAGGACCAATTACGAAGTTTACCCTATGCATTCCTAACTTGGAAGGTTGTCCTAATCTTGATAACTTGATGTATTTCCTCTCTAGGAATGTCATTAAACATCTTGTTCTTAGACTTCCGAGGGGTAACCCTTACAAATTGCCTTCTTCATTTTTCGTATGTTTGCAGTTAGGGCATCTGACTCTAAAAAATTGTTTAATACTTCCTCCTCCAACCTTCAAAGGATTTGATAGGTTAACTAGCTTGAAATTATATAACGTTTCAATTTCTTCCAAGTTGCTTGAAAGTTTAATCTCTCATTCCCCGTTACTCGAGCAATTGGTGCTGCAAATCTCAGgtttaagtgacattattgaaATTAATGCTCCCATGCTGAGATCCTTTGACTTCACAGGCAATATAAGATGTATTTGCTTTAAAAGTATCCCGTTTCTGGCAAAACTTTCACTTACACAGGAAAATTATGTGGAAGAAAAATGTAATATTGCCAAGTTGTTTGAGCCTCTTATTGCTCTCGAGCATCTCCATCTGAATGACACGGTAAATGTTGCTTCATGACTTTATTGTATTGCATTTTGGTTGATTGTCTTTTGGGCTTTGAGGCATTCTGATTTTTGGCATTTTGTTTTTAGTTCTTTTTTGCAGGAGCAGGTGAAGTACCAACAAGGCTTCCCTTTAATCTTAACTTTGTCAAACATCTTTGCATATCTAGTATTTGTCTGTTTGTCTTGGAAGAGGTTTCATGTGCTCTTTGCTTGCTAAGAAGTTTCCCATGTTTACAATATGTGGAAATTAAGGTTTCCTTCTTTCTCTTTCTTATGTAGTGACTTTCTTTTATTCGTACTCCTTAAATCATCAATAAGCTCAGGGAGTTGAGATTTGGTTAATCTTTCTTAGGTGGAGGCCGGTGATGGCAATGATATACCTGCCCTAGAATGCCTTGAAGTAGAACAATTCTCAGATGTGTCATTTAATCACCTCAGGGAAGTTAAGCTAATACGGACTAATGGCACAATCCGTGAGATGCAGCTTATGAAGCTTCTGTTAGCCAAGTCTCCAGTGCTGGTGAGAATACTAATCGAGCCATGTCTAGTTGAAGATTCTGCAACTGTCAAAATACTTGCTGAGGTAAAACAATTTCAGCGTGCTTCACCTAAAGCAGAAGTTGTCTGTAAACTTCAATAAGCATCCATATTACCATCCTTTTTTATCATCTCGATTCTTCAATTGAACCATGATCCTTGGGTAACATGTTTTGGATGCAGTAGTATAACATCATTAACACTGTGTTTTGCCTAATTGCCATAAGGCTGGGAGAAGTCTAAACATATATTATGAAAGCGAATGCGGATGGTTTCTTCAACTTGTCATTACAATGCTTAGTGTTTTTACATTACATGCCTATGCTTGAAATGAAAACTTATGACAAGGAATTTGATGCTGTGATTGTTATTTCAAACTTCAGGGTTTGGTTGTGTTGCAGTGTGTTAATTTTCTTCTTCGTTATATTCCTATAGCATTGCAAGTTTCAAGCCTTCTCAAGTATTCCATTTCTGTAAAGTAGAGCCACGACATTCGTTAAAGAGCATTGCtgtgtattttcttttttttttttcttttttttttttcaagtaaTCAGTATGGTATTTATTAGGAGTAGTTAATTTATTTAATCTCTTTCATTTTGATCTAGTGGTGGCTTGGAGTAGATTCCATGTGAAGCATTCACTTTTGCAGTGAAAAACATTTAAACGCTATTTTAGTAAAACAAATGAATTTATTTCCACAGTTTTTTCGACACAGAATTTTAAAAGCAGGACAAGTGGATAACAAAAGGATAATCATTCTTTTCTAGTGAACTAAAACGTTAAGAACAGTAATGGAGAATCGAGAGGTAATTAAATAAGAGCGACAACTAACTTAAGGCAGTGTAAATTGAGTGGTTTACAGGGTTGCACCCACTGATGATTTGTGCAAAAACGAAAGGAGGATTAAGGGTCAAATTACACTCAGAGGGAAACTTCTGTTGTACCTCCAAGTGAAGTGTATGGAAGATGGGGTGGCATCGAATTTGAAGATAAGGAAATAGTGTGGCCGCCAATGGTGATTATTGTGAACGCGTGGCTTGAGAAAGATGATTCTGATGATTAGTGGATTGGAATGGGAAATCAGGAGCTGCATGACTATTTCAGCTATTATGCTGTTGTCAAGGCCATCGTGGAATTTTTCCAAGAAAGGGAGACAACACAATCCAGTTTGCTTTTGTTCTAGGGGATGATATTTTATATTTCAATGCCAGTGTCCAATctttcgcgtgcacagattaaAGAATGATTTGGTTCttttatgtgttccttatactactgttgcggaacaaaatgcagaaagtaaagaacacaagtattgttacgtgaaaaacaccttactcaaaaggtaaaaaaacccCGACCTACTACACAGTAGGATTTTTACCAACACTTACTAAATCACCGAGCCAAAAATAGCGTTTACAaaactcttgtaaacctaaggattacctctaaccctttgtggcaaccaacctcaGGTTGTTAGCGACAATTTTAAGTTAattctaacttgaacaatacactCAGAATACCTAGTACAAATTCTTCtaaagaaagctgaaaggtacaactcaaaagccctactacaatgaaactagaataaaatacagacacttggagctggttcttctatctggttcatgtagcttcaggttcgcacacttgaatcacacatgaattgcttgcaaaatgccttgctattttgctctcaactctcgTTTAACTTCAGTGTTTGTGCGTACTTGTAAAATGAGAACATCTtgaaatatatagagttagtagaataagaaataattAGAGTTCTAATgatatactcttccttggtggaagagttctagttattttTAACTTCTAACTCTTCCCTTATCTAGGATAAAATTCTCTTCGGGTAAGGAGTCCttttccttatcaattatgcaaccttttcgttcaggagatatcagatataaccactcaagcttatctccttcacgtgcatgccttgtgcttgaatctgcTCGTGTCTGTGTATACTGTGTATGaacctggttcatgcttgagttcctttgtcaatcatcaaaacaaacttaggccaacaaattctccctttttgatgatgacaaactctatgCTTTTCATAAGCATGAGACTTATTTCAACTCAGCTCAatatcaacacaatgttagaacatttttcattttaaagtcacaaatcatcaaggactaggttcattaggttataaacatcacagtccaaagtaAAAAGCACAACcctcttttggcatcatcgaaaagttgcataattatgttagataaccagattttattagatcttactcatggccactggggctacttcaaatgcaatcatggattcaattttttctttatcaatctaaggatattagccatctaagaaacATCAACAAATAATTAGAGCAAAAGCAGTTGATTAGCATTGATAAGagtcatccacaaagcataaaagGAAATAACAGTACTGCACCATgagcaaaaagaacaaaaaaaaagaagaagaaacatcCCATTCGGGTCACTGATTTTCTAACTAGGTTAGGAAGGGTTTAAGGTTAGaaaggaccaggttcttggtttcTGGCCGGAAGCAGTTTCAACATGTCATGAAGAATCCCTTCATTCTTCTCTTTTTCCTTTGCAAGCTCAGTCCTGAGAGCATCCTCTCAATTTCTACTTCAgtcagcctctcaatctcagcatccttagccccacccTCCTGCACCAAGGCTCTCACTTTGGTATTCACAGACaccttcttggatgaaccaggttctttgggagCAGTATGGACTTTATAGTCACATACAGTCAAGATGTTGGCCCCAAAGTGATCTTTGCTTTTGCTAACATcccatttcttgatgggtaccttgAAGTGAGCACGCACAACATTGAGAATTAATCCATAGGGTGTGGCATGAGTTTTGGTGCCAGTTAAAACCCTATCAAGGAGCTGGATGATAAACCCCGGCCAATTGATCTGCCTCCCGCTATCCAGACActccataaggaccaggtccatgaatgtGAAAATGTGCCTTCTTTCCTGCCTGGGCAACATAACTTTGTTGCAAGGGAGGTCGGTATattttctaggcttggccattTCAGCTTTTTgtaatcattgtacccttcagCAAGTACTCCCAGAATCTCTCCCAATTCCTTGTCGTCAAAGCTCACAGTCACCCCTTTACCATACTGGTGACCCTGTCATTCTTAATTTCACAATTTGCCATGAACTCCACATTCTCAGCATCCCCCTTTGTCTTCCTTCGATCTGAAGGACCATGACCTTCTAACCCTGAAGTTGTAGTTTCTCCAACAACATCACCATtccttcctcctccaagtccctGACAAGTCTACCCTTTAAGATAGTTCTTTTGCCAAACTTCACCATCTTGTCCTGCTCTTTATcagtttcctcttcttcttcacttTCCTCTTCCTCCACTACTTGCACTTTCCTAGATTTTCTGGCATACCTGATTCTTTTTGCCAAGGTAGAAGGCTCTGCATCAACAGTCTTTGAATGAGACTTTTTTTGggaagtctttcttttctttgcctttggagtcacaacctccaCCTCCCCTGTCTTGTTTTCATCATGAAGAACCAGGTCCATCTCCCCAATTTCAATTGCCTCAACAAGCTCACTCACTTTTTTATTTCCCTTTGCATCAACTTTTCTTTTACTCTCTTCTAAGGTTGTTTCCAGTtcagcctcactctgcttcttctgactccttgtagctcttcctctAGTAGAAAGAGTCTCTACAGGGATAGAAGAGACAACTTTTCTCTTCTTGTTTGCCCTAGCAGTTCCAGGGATTTTATCTCCTGAACTTTTCTTCTTTTTCGGATTGTAGCTGTCAGATACTCGTTTCAGTAGGTATTCGAGTGGTTCCTGCACAGATGGAACAGGTTCTTGAAAACTCTTCCTCAACCTAACCAGCCCCTCATCTGCACTTGCATCACCAGACCCACTACCCCCTTCTTCTCTCCAACTTTTTTCCTCCTCAACAGGTTCCTCATTCCACAACACCATAGCCCATGTTTCCTCATTCAACCCAGTAGGAGTAGGTGAAGATTCAACTACTACTTCTTTTTCCTTTCCCCTCACATCACCTCGAGCACActcactctctttttctttttattttctatttttaccaccaattttTCTCGATTCAGTGGTCTCTACCCCAGCAATAGTGCCAACCAGAATAAATATGTTCTCCAAATTCTCAGCAACTCTAGAAATTATCTCAGACATAATATTAGGACCAGATGTTACCTGCTCTGTTTCAGATGAAACAATTTCTTCCCCCTCAATCGCAGATTAAATGATTCTTCAGATTTTTGGGGTTCTTCTGCCTGACTTTCTCTCAATTGctcatttattttcttaatttgttCTCCCCCAACGACTACTTTACGAGCAAGAATCTTGAACCTTCCTTTCTTGGAGATATGTGTGATTGAATGTGTGATAGATGGTGTAGGTGATGATTCTTTGGGTGGTAAAGAAGGGTTTGCCATTGATATGTGTAGGTGTGTGTGTAGAAGAGATGCGAGAGGATAGAGAGAATTGTTTGGCGGCTGGAAAATTAGAAGTGAGGAAATGGTTAAAGCCAAATCAATTTAAAGGGGAGATTTTAAGTGGGTAACAGTAGATTTTTAGAAGttcagaagtctaatcaaactagGAAAGTTAGTTTGAAAAGACATTGGAGTCTTTCCTACAATCTAGGCAATTATGGCGCGTGGGACTCCTTTTGGTGAAACTGGTTCGTTTGTAATGGATAAGCTTTGAGGGGATTGGGAAAAACCTATTCTAATTatttacaaaattcacaaattatctaaccaaatattgagttagaactggttccttttaggtgatcttaatcatccctaattctaacatgtttcTTTCAAAGTGATCTTTACTTAGAGCTTGATAACGataaggtcgggaatccaaactagagtaagaatttgaaaagtaaatgcggaagcaataacaataaggaattgaacaactagaactaaagggcagaaaataaaggatatgggaaaattcaaggaaagaattccaagaacttccaagaatgctagttctatagccttgacaagatcaaagcaacaacgtcttgatttattgaagaaatcaaacgcctttacttaaaagcaaatcaaaataatagattcaaatcttgaccgctttacgagtaacttgagacaacaattaataactagtattaattgccttctaagaataccacaaaggaatcaaagatatcacaatagagaagtaatcttactaccttgaactatgaactagtaaaggttgaaagataaatctcaaagcacaagtaacaaaggttcaaaagaactcttaaagtatgatatacttaatcaataatgaagtgtctcaatgaatgagaagaactccttatttataggagtactaaggcacaaaaagtccttaaaattaggtagggtggttgctaaggcataaaaagtcattacaattaggtagggtgattgctaaggagtaagaaaagtcattacaattaggtggggggcggccaaatccctttggggcagatttggaccttaaaactactagtttgggccattgatttggactccaattgggctccctttgaaacaccccctttggacctcttttaagctcattttgagcccctttggtggacttcaagggctgatttggtggcccaatcttcctcctcttggacttcaatttggatcaccaaataattgtataacttggataattcatctactttgggcttgagctcttcctctacaattaaaagcttccttatttgccattgaagtccagcaaccttagagtgcaactctttagcttgagatcttgtaaatggccttggagcttccaaaactctatccttgtccttgatgctatcattcccctcttcttgaaaagaattcgtccccgaattcgatcctacatcaaacaaagacaagtcagcaacattgaatgtagcacttatttggaactcaccaggtaggtccagcttgtaagcattgtcttcaatcctttcaaggacttgaaatgggCCATCTCCTCTACGGTGCAACTTTGACTTTTTTTTGGAGGGAAATCTCTCCTTTTTAAAgtgaacccaaactaaatctccaggtttaaaaattacttgttttcaacccttattctttctcaaggtagtttgctcattttttttttctcaattgcaagccttgtttgttcatgaatttttttcatcatctcagcctttatcctaccatcaagattaacaatatcattagtaggtaatggtaataaatcaaggGGAGTGAAGGGATTAAAACCATAAATAACCTCAAAAGGAGATATACCTGTAGAAGAATGGATTgttctattgtaagcaaattcaatcataggtaagtgagcctcccaagaagtta is a window from the Nicotiana tomentosiformis chromosome 10, ASM39032v3, whole genome shotgun sequence genome containing:
- the LOC104100111 gene encoding F-box/FBD/LRR-repeat protein At1g13570-like isoform X2, coding for MAPKGKKHCVRTLPPDVLNNLPENIVDEILIRLPLRDAVRTSILSKKWRYNWCRIPQLTLDQALWKTKKDLTYITSNFTKIIYHILTLHVGPITKFTLCIPNLEGCPNLDNLMYFLSRNVIKHLVLRLPRGNPYKLPSSFFVCLQLGHLTLKNCLILPPPTFKGFDRLTSLKLYNVSISSKLLESLISHSPLLEQLVLQISGLSDIIEINAPMLRSFDFTGNIRCICFKSIPFLAKLSLTQENYVEEKCNIAKLFEPLIALEHLHLNDTFFFAGAGEVPTRLPFNLNFVKHLCISSICLFVLEEVSCALCLLRSFPCLQYVEIKVEAGDGNDIPALECLEVEQFSDVSFNHLREVKLIRTNGTIREMQLMKLLLAKSPVLVRILIEPCLVEDSATVKILAEGCTH
- the LOC104100111 gene encoding F-box/FBD/LRR-repeat protein At1g13570-like isoform X1 — translated: MAPKGKKHCVRTLPPDVLNNLPENIVDEILIRLPLRDAVRTSILSKKWRYNWCRIPQLTLDQALWKTKKDLTYITSNFTKIIYHILTLHVGPITKFTLCIPNLEGCPNLDNLMYFLSRNVIKHLVLRLPRGNPYKLPSSFFVCLQLGHLTLKNCLILPPPTFKGFDRLTSLKLYNVSISSKLLESLISHSPLLEQLVLQISGLSDIIEINAPMLRSFDFTGNIRCICFKSIPFLAKLSLTQENYVEEKCNIAKLFEPLIALEHLHLNDTFFFAGAGEVPTRLPFNLNFVKHLCISSICLFVLEEVSCALCLLRSFPCLQYVEIKVEAGDGNDIPALECLEVEQFSDVSFNHLREVKLIRTNGTIREMQLMKLLLAKSPVLVRILIEPCLVEDSATVKILAEVKQFQRASPKAEVVCKLQ